tCAGGCCCTCAAGTGCCCCCCCCATGGATCGCCCGGTGGGATGGGGAGTCACAGCGCTGGTTCTACGTGAACGAGCAGACCGGCGAGAGGACCTGGAACCACCCAGGCCAGGGCGGTGGCTACGGACAGCCGCAGCCTTCGTACGGTGGCGGTGCACCTTACGGGGGAGAACAGTCGTATGGCCAGCAGCCCTCGTATGGCTATGGCGAGTCGCGCCAGGGAGATTTCAAtcagcagcaggaggagcCTAAGAAGGATCACACTGCGGCGAAAATTGCAGGTGCTGCGGTTTTAGGTGTTGCTGGTGGAGCGTTGGGAGCGTATGGTCTGCATGAAGCGCgtatgtctttttttttttttttttttctctccctttaccgccatttttctttctgatgTTTGTTTGCTTTGCAACGGGACTGACGCCTACCAGATGAAAAGTGGGatgagaacaaggaagagTGGAAACAGGATGTTCAGGATTTCCCTGAAAATGCTGCGGAGTGGACCGGCGAGAAGGTatgtctttgctttttctttttgctttgtttATGTTTATTTTTGCTCCTATGCGTTCATATTGAATCGGGCATGTTTGAGTATACTAATACATGCATCAGGTCGGTAAAGCCGAAGCAGGCTGGGATCGTGCCGAGGATCGAGTCGAACAAGGCTGGGATAACGCCGTCGATAAGGTTGAGGACTTCCCCGAAAATGCTGCAGAGTGGACCGGCGAAAAGGTCGGAGCCGTGGAACGATTCGGGGACGATATGCACGATGCATACGAGcggggagaggatgagggcCGCGGTGACGACGATTGGTAATTCTGGAAACTCCAGTGTTTTCCTCGGTCTGTTCTTGTAGGGTTGGATTTGGAAGAGATCTTTCAATCGGACTGgattgttattattattaccaCTTGAAGCTGGTTCTACCCAAAGAATTGGACTATTCCTCTTCGGGAACATTCGGGATTTACCCATGATATCCACTGCCTATGCAAACAGTTAGACTCATACCTAGGCAGTAAGTAGCATCTAGATATACACCGTAGGATCACCGGAAGATAAACTGTAGAGAAACTTTCCTCTTGACCATTCGTTTCCCCGCACGTGGCCGCCGGACCTCGGTTGCCGAGTGTGCCTCAAGCATCTCTATAATTCAAATATGTGCTAACTCGTCACATCGCGGTCaatcttttgttttgtttttctttttttattagagAGAAGTGCCGTTTGTCGACTTCGGATCTACGGGTTGGCCACGTAACTGTTCGATCAATCCATACAGAATGTCCACCACACCCCTCGCAGGTATTCGCGTGGTCGAGCTTGCAGGCCTAGCTCCCGGTTGGTCTTGACCGCAATTCATATCTGCCGGTAACATGCCGGTATAGCTAAGACGGTTACGTGTTTTACTGACTGGGATTTACAGGTCCATTTGCTGGACTATTGCTTGCAGATTACGGGGCGTCCGTGCTGCGCATCGATCGGCCAAATGCCGTGAGTAGCGATCAGTTAACGCGTCGTAAATCCTCGATCACCTTGGACCTACGAAACGCAGCATCGCACAGCGTCCTCCTTTCGGTGTTGGCCAAAGCCGATATCCTCATTGATCCTTACCGCCCCGGCGTCTTAGAACGCTTGGGTCTTTCCCCATCGGAGGTCCTCCTGAAGTATAACCCTCGCTTGATCGTGGCGCGCATGA
The sequence above is a segment of the Aspergillus flavus chromosome 4, complete sequence genome. Coding sequences within it:
- a CDS encoding WW domain protein — encoded protein: MFQLFREHISTISFPPPFLPLLFFSIIPLNLAPTKITMEFVSKLAEKFLDKDKSSGSQEGYGNQGGYGGGDQGYGGGYPQQQQHSGPQVPPPWIARWDGESQRWFYVNEQTGERTWNHPGQGGGYGQPQPSYGGGAPYGGEQSYGQQPSYGYGESRQGDFNQQQEEPKKDHTAAKIAGAAVLGVAGGALGAYGLHEAHEKWDENKEEWKQDVQDFPENAAEWTGEKVGKAEAGWDRAEDRVEQGWDNAVDKVEDFPENAAEWTGEKVGAVERFGDDMHDAYERGEDEGRGDDDW